Proteins encoded within one genomic window of Raineyella fluvialis:
- a CDS encoding DUF2332 domain-containing protein encodes MAGHFYADGDIAELYRWFADETAGSSPTWRAVCTWVAETPVIAERLAALPGMKRQPQLFLAALRRLEAPLDPGPVLAAWLTARWADVERAILTHSTQTNEAGRCAVHLPLLAGLSAAGTLALVEVGSSAGLCLRPDAYAYRYRFPDRPERKVGEGTPEIECRIEGATPATADYALPTIAWRCGIDIAPLDPTDPEVQAWLRALVWPGQQQREVRLAQALDTVGRLPPVPVVTGDALGVLPEVVAEAHRHADTVVVMHTATLSYVSRERRADFGARVRDLGARWISCEAERVLPEVRDRLPDLSYAGPPCFVLALDGQPLARVGQHGGWIGWL; translated from the coding sequence TGGCGGGCGGTCTGCACCTGGGTGGCGGAGACGCCCGTCATCGCCGAGCGCCTCGCGGCGCTGCCCGGGATGAAGCGTCAGCCGCAGCTGTTCCTGGCCGCCCTGCGTCGCCTCGAGGCGCCGTTGGATCCCGGACCGGTCCTGGCGGCGTGGCTCACCGCGCGCTGGGCGGACGTCGAGCGGGCGATCCTGACCCATTCCACCCAGACCAACGAGGCGGGTCGGTGTGCCGTCCACCTGCCGCTGCTCGCGGGCCTGTCGGCGGCGGGAACACTCGCTCTGGTCGAGGTGGGATCCTCGGCGGGGCTGTGCCTGCGGCCCGACGCGTACGCCTACCGCTACCGGTTCCCCGACCGGCCGGAGCGGAAGGTGGGGGAGGGCACGCCGGAGATCGAGTGCCGGATCGAGGGCGCCACCCCCGCGACGGCTGACTACGCCCTGCCGACGATCGCCTGGCGCTGCGGCATCGACATCGCACCACTCGACCCCACCGATCCTGAGGTCCAGGCCTGGCTCCGGGCCCTGGTGTGGCCCGGCCAGCAGCAGCGGGAGGTCCGCCTCGCCCAGGCACTGGACACCGTGGGCCGGCTACCTCCCGTTCCCGTCGTCACGGGGGACGCCCTCGGTGTGCTGCCCGAGGTCGTCGCCGAAGCCCATCGGCACGCCGACACCGTCGTCGTGATGCACACGGCCACGCTGTCGTACGTCTCCCGGGAACGCCGCGCGGACTTCGGCGCCCGGGTGCGCGACCTCGGTGCGCGATGGATCTCCTGCGAGGCCGAGCGCGTCCTGCCCGAGGTCCGCGACCGGCTCCCCGACCTGTCGTACGCCGGGCCGCCCTGCTTCGTGCTGGCCCTGGACGGGCAACCCCTCGCCCGAGTGGGCCAGCACGGCGGCTGGATCGGCTGGCTCTGA
- a CDS encoding phage holin family protein: MIWRWLVNSLAVAAATYLVAGITVSARDTTGIVLTVGLVALILGAVNTVVKPIFEALTGCLVILTLGLFLLVINALMLMLTSWLATQLGLGWHVDGFVPAFWGALVISIVSLLLGASPWRRRTRA; this comes from the coding sequence ATGATCTGGCGTTGGTTGGTGAACTCCCTCGCCGTCGCGGCCGCGACCTACTTGGTCGCCGGCATCACGGTGTCCGCCCGCGACACCACCGGGATCGTGCTCACGGTGGGTCTTGTCGCGCTGATCCTCGGGGCGGTGAACACCGTCGTCAAGCCCATCTTCGAAGCACTCACCGGCTGCCTGGTGATCCTCACCCTCGGCCTCTTCCTGCTCGTGATCAATGCCCTGATGCTGATGCTGACCTCCTGGCTGGCCACCCAGCTCGGCCTGGGTTGGCACGTCGATGGTTTCGTCCCGGCCTTCTGGGGTGCGCTGGTGATCTCGATCGTCAGCCTCCTGCTCGGCGCCTCGCCGTGGCGGCGGCGGACCCGAGCATGA
- a CDS encoding HAD-IA family hydrolase has protein sequence MVAPVGDVLGIHADLVDRGIATALFSNAPVSIAEAIDELPELAPMVGRFYSCRIHQTKPDPKAYLSVCQELGVAPDSVVMIDDRPVNCEGARTTGMQAIRFRSAEQLRTALAQVLGD, from the coding sequence TTGGTTGCACCTGTCGGGGACGTCCTGGGGATCCATGCCGACCTCGTCGACCGCGGCATCGCCACCGCCCTGTTCTCGAACGCTCCGGTGTCCATCGCCGAGGCGATCGACGAGTTGCCCGAGCTGGCACCCATGGTCGGGCGGTTCTACAGCTGCCGGATCCACCAGACCAAGCCCGACCCCAAGGCCTATCTCTCGGTGTGCCAGGAGCTGGGTGTCGCGCCGGACTCCGTGGTGATGATCGACGACCGCCCCGTCAACTGCGAAGGGGCCCGGACCACCGGCATGCAGGCCATCCGGTTCCGCAGCGCGGAGCAGCTGCGCACCGCCCTGGCGCAGGTGCTGGGCGACTGA
- a CDS encoding maleylpyruvate isomerase family mycothiol-dependent enzyme, producing MTTPAAYVADLRRLQRETDMLLATVASLTDTEIGQPSQCDGWTRGHVITHLARSAEALSRMLDNALTGGDRPMYDSPEQRNADIEAGAGRPAQEQLADLERAHAAFMERAHALADAPDALAEVSLRGRGYPSAALAAMRCAEVVIHHQDLDTAFALHEADPDSQLDALTTVVWMLQGKPDAPGLTVTSYEGDELVIGDGSLHVIGERDGLVDWLARGRTSGVRTRGGEALPDLPRW from the coding sequence ATGACGACACCTGCCGCGTACGTCGCCGACCTGCGGCGCCTGCAGCGCGAGACCGACATGCTTCTGGCCACCGTGGCCTCACTCACCGACACGGAGATCGGCCAGCCCTCGCAGTGTGACGGCTGGACCCGGGGCCACGTGATCACCCACCTGGCGAGGTCCGCGGAGGCCCTCAGCCGGATGCTGGACAACGCACTCACCGGCGGGGATCGCCCGATGTACGACTCCCCGGAACAACGGAACGCGGATATCGAGGCGGGAGCGGGGCGCCCGGCGCAGGAGCAACTGGCAGACCTCGAGCGTGCCCACGCGGCCTTCATGGAGCGCGCCCACGCACTGGCGGACGCGCCTGACGCCCTCGCCGAGGTCTCCCTGCGCGGCCGCGGGTATCCGTCCGCCGCCCTGGCGGCGATGCGGTGCGCCGAGGTGGTGATCCACCACCAGGACCTCGACACCGCCTTCGCCCTGCACGAGGCGGACCCCGACTCCCAACTGGACGCGCTGACCACCGTGGTGTGGATGCTCCAGGGCAAGCCCGACGCGCCCGGGCTGACCGTGACCAGCTACGAGGGCGACGAACTGGTGATCGGCGACGGGTCGCTCCATGTGATCGGCGAACGTGACGGACTGGTGGACTGGCTTGCCCGGGGACGCACCTCGGGCGTCAGGACGCGGGGCGGCGAAGCGCTACCGGACCTGCCGCGCTGGTGA
- a CDS encoding MFS transporter: MTTDTGGALAPTRAERLDRLPYTRQHHRLLVGSGLGWALDAMDVGLISFVMAALALEWHLAAPTLSLIGSIGFVGMTIGAGVGGLMADRLGRRRVFALTLLVYGLATGAAALSWSVAALIVFRFVVGLGLGAELPVASTLVSEYAPRRIRGRMVVFLEAFWAVGWILAALIGYFVIPAFPSGWRWALAVGIVPTLYAVVVRYGLPESVRFLEAKGRTDEAEEAVRRFESSPPILRRVRAPREVVTGVEDIRATSIWARPLARRTAALWIVWFTINLSYYGAFTWLPTLLLGRGFTLTRSFEYVLLITLAQLPGYLAAAWLIERWGRRLTLAVFLLGSAAGAVAFGLVSTVGHPAVGAVLGAGAALSFFNLGAWGALYAIGPELYPTRLRGTGTGAAAAFGRIASILAPLSVPVFLAWGGSANGYLVTFSVFGVAFLVGAAATLLLPEQRGRTLAR; this comes from the coding sequence ATGACCACGGACACCGGAGGGGCCCTCGCCCCGACCCGGGCGGAACGTCTCGACCGCCTGCCGTACACCCGCCAGCACCACCGGTTGCTCGTCGGCTCCGGCCTCGGCTGGGCCCTCGATGCGATGGATGTCGGCCTGATCTCGTTCGTGATGGCCGCGCTGGCGTTGGAGTGGCACCTGGCGGCCCCAACACTGTCACTGATCGGCTCGATCGGCTTCGTCGGCATGACGATCGGGGCGGGTGTCGGGGGCCTGATGGCTGACCGGCTGGGGCGGCGCCGGGTGTTCGCGCTGACCCTGCTCGTCTACGGCTTGGCCACGGGGGCGGCAGCCCTGTCCTGGTCCGTCGCCGCCCTCATCGTCTTCCGGTTCGTCGTCGGGCTCGGGCTGGGCGCCGAACTGCCGGTGGCCTCGACGCTCGTCAGTGAGTATGCCCCGCGCCGTATCCGCGGCCGGATGGTGGTGTTCCTCGAGGCGTTCTGGGCAGTGGGCTGGATCCTTGCCGCGCTGATCGGTTACTTCGTCATCCCCGCGTTCCCCTCGGGGTGGCGCTGGGCCCTCGCCGTCGGGATCGTCCCGACGCTCTACGCGGTCGTGGTGCGCTACGGGCTGCCGGAATCCGTCCGCTTCCTGGAGGCCAAGGGACGCACGGACGAGGCGGAGGAGGCGGTGCGCCGCTTCGAATCCTCACCGCCGATCCTGCGGCGGGTCCGGGCGCCGCGCGAGGTCGTCACCGGCGTGGAGGACATCCGGGCCACCTCGATCTGGGCCCGGCCGCTCGCCCGGCGCACGGCCGCCCTGTGGATCGTGTGGTTCACCATCAACCTGTCCTACTACGGCGCGTTCACCTGGCTGCCGACTCTGCTGCTCGGCCGCGGCTTCACGCTGACCCGCTCCTTCGAGTACGTCCTGCTCATCACCCTGGCGCAACTGCCCGGCTACCTCGCTGCGGCCTGGCTGATCGAACGCTGGGGGCGTCGCCTCACCCTGGCGGTCTTCCTCCTCGGGTCCGCCGCGGGTGCCGTGGCGTTCGGGCTCGTCTCGACGGTCGGGCATCCCGCCGTCGGCGCGGTGCTCGGCGCCGGGGCCGCCCTCTCGTTCTTCAACCTGGGCGCCTGGGGTGCCCTCTACGCGATCGGGCCGGAGCTGTACCCGACCCGCCTTCGCGGGACCGGGACCGGGGCGGCTGCGGCGTTCGGCCGTATCGCCTCGATCCTTGCGCCGCTGTCGGTGCCGGTGTTCCTGGCCTGGGGAGGCTCCGCGAACGGTTACCTGGTGACCTTCTCGGTCTTCGGTGTCGCGTTCCTGGTGGGCGCAGCCGCCACACTGCTGCTGCCGGAGCAGCGGGGCCGCACGCTGGCTCGATGA